A single Sphingopyxis chilensis DNA region contains:
- a CDS encoding alpha/beta hydrolase: MPFSVRAALEQFTLPHPSGEGALTVSVAPPAGPMPDSGVPVLYVVDGDLLFGMAAEIARAVSSVAAFPAHYVVGIGYDAAYADFLKLRTADLTPPIGVEALEKLGGLAAAIGGDRNGGADAFLAFLTDTLRPEIAARYPKAAEGPQILFGHSLGGLFAAHALLTRPDSFAVFIASSPSLWWNGFAILGELPAFGERLATLPRQPRVFVDVGAKEQELPTSVPDGIAVTLEEAQAQIRAARMVDAAREFADALRDAGLAELSHIAFAGDDHVSAAPAAILHGMRFALGHGR, translated from the coding sequence ATGCCCTTTTCGGTGCGTGCCGCCCTCGAGCAATTCACCCTCCCCCATCCTTCGGGCGAGGGCGCGCTGACGGTCAGCGTCGCACCGCCGGCGGGGCCCATGCCCGACAGCGGCGTTCCCGTCCTCTATGTCGTCGATGGCGACCTGCTGTTCGGCATGGCGGCCGAAATCGCGCGCGCGGTATCGAGCGTCGCCGCCTTTCCCGCCCATTATGTGGTCGGTATCGGTTATGACGCTGCCTATGCCGATTTCCTGAAGCTCCGCACAGCGGACCTCACCCCGCCGATCGGGGTCGAAGCGCTGGAAAAGCTGGGTGGACTCGCCGCGGCGATCGGCGGCGACCGGAACGGCGGCGCCGACGCGTTCCTCGCCTTCCTGACGGACACGCTGCGCCCCGAAATCGCAGCGCGTTACCCCAAGGCGGCGGAGGGTCCGCAAATATTGTTCGGCCATTCGCTCGGCGGGCTGTTCGCCGCGCACGCATTATTGACCCGGCCCGACAGCTTCGCCGTCTTCATCGCGAGCAGCCCGTCGCTCTGGTGGAACGGCTTCGCGATCCTTGGCGAACTGCCTGCTTTCGGGGAGCGGCTCGCCACCCTGCCCCGCCAGCCGCGCGTGTTCGTCGATGTCGGCGCCAAAGAGCAGGAGCTGCCGACCAGCGTGCCCGACGGCATCGCGGTGACGCTGGAGGAAGCGCAGGCGCAAATCCGCGCCGCGCGCATGGTCGATGCCGCTCGCGAGTTCGCCGATGCACTCCGCGACGCAGGCCTGGCCGAGCTCAGCCATATCGCCTTCGCCGGGGATGACCATGT